Proteins found in one Streptomyces sp. NBC_00461 genomic segment:
- a CDS encoding FAD-binding oxidoreductase, producing MNFADQSDQSHESDQSDVTVLHPGDPGYEEELAGFQTGFTQRPAVVFAASSAQDVIAAVRYAAERDLPVGVQATGHGLPGASEGGVLVTTKRMDRVSVDPEARTVRVGAGVRWGQVVAAAEPYGLAPLNGSAPSVGAVSYTLSGGLGILAREFGYAADHVRALDVVTADGRLRQVTRESDPGLYWALLGGGHNFGVVTELEIGLVPVRTLYGGSVAFDGREADPAVLLRAYEEWTRTVPEGLTSSFAAVPYPDIPALPPHLRGRYVVSVRVAYTGADGEELTAPLREFGPVLADSLREMPYAESRTIHSDPDFPHAYYGDSAVLSELDVARAGELLAAVGPDAGGPMCVVQINHLGGALARPAPNSVPYREGRFLVRLLTVGDRDAARAVLDPAFALLAPVTIGRALNFAFGAGDRTAGLYDAGTRKRLAGLKAQYDPANLFRANYNVGA from the coding sequence ATGAACTTCGCCGACCAGTCCGATCAGTCCCACGAGAGCGACCAGTCCGACGTCACAGTCCTTCACCCCGGCGACCCCGGCTACGAGGAGGAACTCGCCGGTTTCCAGACCGGGTTCACCCAGCGACCCGCCGTGGTGTTCGCCGCCTCCTCGGCCCAGGACGTGATCGCCGCCGTGCGGTACGCGGCCGAACGGGACCTGCCGGTCGGTGTCCAGGCCACCGGCCACGGACTGCCCGGCGCCTCGGAGGGCGGCGTCCTGGTCACGACGAAGCGCATGGACAGGGTGAGTGTCGACCCCGAGGCCCGTACCGTCCGGGTCGGGGCGGGCGTCCGCTGGGGGCAGGTCGTGGCGGCCGCCGAGCCGTACGGCCTCGCACCGCTCAACGGCTCCGCCCCGAGCGTCGGGGCCGTCTCCTACACACTGAGCGGCGGGCTGGGCATCCTGGCCCGGGAGTTCGGCTACGCGGCCGACCATGTGCGCGCCCTGGACGTGGTCACCGCCGACGGCCGGCTCCGGCAGGTGACCCGGGAGTCCGACCCCGGCCTGTACTGGGCCCTCCTCGGCGGCGGCCACAACTTCGGCGTCGTCACCGAGCTGGAGATCGGCCTCGTACCCGTGAGGACGCTGTACGGCGGTTCTGTCGCCTTCGACGGGCGGGAGGCCGATCCGGCGGTCCTGCTGCGGGCGTACGAGGAGTGGACGCGGACCGTGCCGGAGGGGCTGACCTCGTCCTTCGCGGCCGTACCGTACCCGGACATCCCGGCGCTGCCGCCGCATCTGCGCGGTCGGTACGTCGTCTCCGTGCGGGTCGCGTACACCGGCGCCGACGGCGAGGAACTCACCGCCCCGCTGCGGGAGTTCGGGCCGGTACTCGCCGACTCCCTGCGCGAGATGCCGTACGCCGAGAGCCGCACCATCCACAGTGATCCGGACTTCCCGCACGCGTACTACGGGGACAGTGCGGTGCTGAGCGAGCTGGACGTGGCGAGGGCCGGGGAGCTGCTCGCCGCCGTCGGGCCGGACGCGGGCGGGCCGATGTGCGTGGTGCAGATCAATCATCTGGGCGGGGCGCTCGCGCGGCCCGCGCCGAACTCGGTGCCGTATCGCGAAGGGCGTTTCCTGGTACGGCTGTTGACGGTGGGCGACCGGGACGCGGCACGGGCCGTGCTGGATCCGGCGTTCGCGCTGCTCGCGCCGGTCACGATCGGCCGTGCGCTCAACTTCGCGTTCGGCGCCGGCGACCGGACCGCGGGGCTGTACGACGCCGGGACGCGAAAGAGGCTCGCCGGGCTGAAGGCGCAGTACGACCCGGCGAACCTCTTCCGCGCCAACTACAACGTCGGCGCGTGA
- a CDS encoding biotin transporter BioY, giving the protein MSTAAATVRPREVLADLLPASRVRDVALVLGGAALTGLAAQISVPVPGSPVPVTGQTFAALLVGTTLGASRGLSALVLYALAGLAGVPWFAGGTSGVSVSFGYILGMMLASTVVGALARRGADRSVPRMAGTMLLGEAIIYAVGVPYLAYAADLSLSAAIAAGLTPFLIGDAVKAALAMGAMPTAWKLVDKR; this is encoded by the coding sequence ATGAGCACCGCTGCCGCCACCGTCCGCCCCCGCGAGGTCCTCGCCGACCTCCTGCCCGCGTCCCGCGTCCGGGACGTGGCACTCGTGCTCGGCGGCGCCGCGCTCACCGGCCTCGCGGCCCAGATCTCCGTGCCCGTCCCGGGCTCCCCGGTGCCGGTGACCGGCCAGACCTTCGCCGCCCTGCTGGTCGGCACGACGCTCGGCGCGAGCCGCGGCCTGAGCGCGCTCGTGCTGTACGCGCTGGCCGGCCTCGCCGGTGTGCCGTGGTTCGCCGGCGGCACCTCGGGTGTCTCCGTCTCCTTCGGCTACATCCTCGGCATGATGCTCGCCTCCACCGTGGTGGGCGCCCTGGCCCGCCGCGGCGCCGACCGCTCGGTGCCCCGCATGGCGGGCACGATGCTGCTGGGCGAGGCGATCATCTACGCCGTCGGCGTCCCGTACCTGGCCTACGCCGCCGACCTCTCCCTGTCCGCGGCGATCGCGGCCGGCCTCACCCCGTTCCTGATCGGCGACGCCGTGAAGGCCGCCCTGGCGATGGGGGCCATGCCCACCGCCTGGAAGCTCGTCGACAAGCGCTGA